A window of the Ostrea edulis chromosome 1, xbOstEdul1.1, whole genome shotgun sequence genome harbors these coding sequences:
- the LOC125662714 gene encoding arylsulfatase B-like isoform X1: MVVKFLAFLLFGGLFICLQKIQVYAKSPHILFIVADDLGWNDVGFHNPNMKTPNIDKLAKEGLILNQTYLQPLCSPSRHAIMTGYYPYHAGLQHLVILPWQPVCSPLKMKFLPQRLKELGYATHMVGKWHLGFCSWNCTPTYRGFDSFFGYYNAQEDHYTHEWYNYLDYRDNEKPVRNLNGTYSTFTFASRAQNIIKNHNSSQPLFLYMAFQNVHDPIQVPKKYENMYPNVKTQGRRQFSGMVSALDEAIGNITRQLQESGLYDETLIVFTADNGGWPKYFGNNYPLRGGKFTVYEGGTRVVSFVHGAGLQKTGESFESMMHAVDWSSTLVEAAGGKPAALPGDGVSQWEAIINNSPGPRTELVYNYDSDIAPEEGHAAIRMGDYKLIDGYPGMYPDWYKPDQVYSFKPEPSVEEIEAHAGRYQLFNLKDDPTEHNDLSKSKPDIVKQLRERLEMLTKSAVPPNYPLIPDPKCNPSHFGNVWSPGWC, encoded by the exons ATGGTGGTGAAATTTCTAGCTTTTCTTTTGTTCGGTGGTTTATTCATATGTCTACAAAAGATACAGGTTTATGCCAAATCACCTCACATTCTCTTCATAGTTGCAGATGATTTGg GTTGGAATGATGTGGGATTTCACAACCCTAACATGAAAACTCCTAACATAGACAAATTGGCAAAGGAAGGACTCATTCTCAACCAGACATACTTACAGCCCCTCTGTAGTCC atcTCGGCATGCCATCATGACGGGTTACTATCCTTATCACGCAGGATTACAG CATCTCGTGATCCTGCCTTGGCAACCTGTCTGCTCACCATTGAAGATGAAGTTCTTACCCCAAAGATTAAAGGAACTTGGTTACGCTACTCACATGGTTGGAaa GTGGCACTTGGGTTTCTGTAGTTGGAACTGTACGCCGACTTACCGAGGGTTCGATTCTTTCTTTGGGTATTACAACGCACAGGAGGATCACTATACACATGAGTGGT ACAATTACCTGGATTACCGGGATAATGAAAAACCCGTCCGGAATCTCAACGGAACGTATTCAACG TTTACCTTCGCATCAAGAGCGCAAAACATCATAAAGAACCACAACTCCAGCCAGCCCCTGTTTCTGTACATGGCCTTCCAGAATGTCCACGATCCCATTCAG GTTCCTAAGAAATATGAGAATATGTATCCTAATGTGAAAACACAAGGCAGACGTCAATTTTCAG GGATGGTATCTGCGTTGGACGAGGCTATCGGCAACATTACCCGCCAACTACAGGAGTCCGGGTTGTACGACGAAACTCTCATAGTATTCACTGCTGAC AATGGTGGTTGGCCTAAATATTTTGGTAATAACTATCCATTGAGAGGCGGGAAATTCACTGTGTATGAAGGCGGTACACGtgttgtttcttttgttcatgGAGCCGGTCTACAGAAAACGGGAGAATCCTTCGAAAG TATGATGCACGCGGTGGATTGGTCCAGCACTTTAGTTGAGGCCGCCGGAGGGAAACCAG CAGCCTTGCCTGGTGACGGAGTGAGCCAGTGGGAGGCCATTATAAACAACTCACCGGGTCCCCGAACTGAACTGGTTTACAACTATGATTCTGACATAGCTCCCGAGGAAGGTCACGCAGCCATCAG AATGGGAGACTACAAGTTGATTGATGGATACCCAGGAATGTATCCAGACTGGTATAAACCTGATCAGGTGTACAGTTTCAAACCAGAACCGTCTGTTGAGGAGATAGAAGCTCATGCGGGAAGATACCagcttttcaatttaaaag ATGACCCAACAGAACACAATGACTTGTCCAAATCGAAACCGGATATCGTGAAACAGCTCCGTGAGAGGTTAGAGATGCTGACGAAGAGCGCTGTTCCTCCAAACTACCCTCTGATCCCCGACCCTAAGTGCAATCCGTCCCACTTCGGTAACGTTTGGTCACCGGGTTGGTGCTAG
- the LOC125662714 gene encoding arylsulfatase B-like isoform X2, which produces MAGVAGQQGWNDVGFHNPNMKTPNIDKLAKEGLILNQTYLQPLCSPSRHAIMTGYYPYHAGLQHLVILPWQPVCSPLKMKFLPQRLKELGYATHMVGKWHLGFCSWNCTPTYRGFDSFFGYYNAQEDHYTHEWYNYLDYRDNEKPVRNLNGTYSTFTFASRAQNIIKNHNSSQPLFLYMAFQNVHDPIQVPKKYENMYPNVKTQGRRQFSGMVSALDEAIGNITRQLQESGLYDETLIVFTADNGGWPKYFGNNYPLRGGKFTVYEGGTRVVSFVHGAGLQKTGESFESMMHAVDWSSTLVEAAGGKPAALPGDGVSQWEAIINNSPGPRTELVYNYDSDIAPEEGHAAIRMGDYKLIDGYPGMYPDWYKPDQVYSFKPEPSVEEIEAHAGRYQLFNLKDDPTEHNDLSKSKPDIVKQLRERLEMLTKSAVPPNYPLIPDPKCNPSHFGNVWSPGWC; this is translated from the exons atggcgggtgtggccggtcaacagg GTTGGAATGATGTGGGATTTCACAACCCTAACATGAAAACTCCTAACATAGACAAATTGGCAAAGGAAGGACTCATTCTCAACCAGACATACTTACAGCCCCTCTGTAGTCC atcTCGGCATGCCATCATGACGGGTTACTATCCTTATCACGCAGGATTACAG CATCTCGTGATCCTGCCTTGGCAACCTGTCTGCTCACCATTGAAGATGAAGTTCTTACCCCAAAGATTAAAGGAACTTGGTTACGCTACTCACATGGTTGGAaa GTGGCACTTGGGTTTCTGTAGTTGGAACTGTACGCCGACTTACCGAGGGTTCGATTCTTTCTTTGGGTATTACAACGCACAGGAGGATCACTATACACATGAGTGGT ACAATTACCTGGATTACCGGGATAATGAAAAACCCGTCCGGAATCTCAACGGAACGTATTCAACG TTTACCTTCGCATCAAGAGCGCAAAACATCATAAAGAACCACAACTCCAGCCAGCCCCTGTTTCTGTACATGGCCTTCCAGAATGTCCACGATCCCATTCAG GTTCCTAAGAAATATGAGAATATGTATCCTAATGTGAAAACACAAGGCAGACGTCAATTTTCAG GGATGGTATCTGCGTTGGACGAGGCTATCGGCAACATTACCCGCCAACTACAGGAGTCCGGGTTGTACGACGAAACTCTCATAGTATTCACTGCTGAC AATGGTGGTTGGCCTAAATATTTTGGTAATAACTATCCATTGAGAGGCGGGAAATTCACTGTGTATGAAGGCGGTACACGtgttgtttcttttgttcatgGAGCCGGTCTACAGAAAACGGGAGAATCCTTCGAAAG TATGATGCACGCGGTGGATTGGTCCAGCACTTTAGTTGAGGCCGCCGGAGGGAAACCAG CAGCCTTGCCTGGTGACGGAGTGAGCCAGTGGGAGGCCATTATAAACAACTCACCGGGTCCCCGAACTGAACTGGTTTACAACTATGATTCTGACATAGCTCCCGAGGAAGGTCACGCAGCCATCAG AATGGGAGACTACAAGTTGATTGATGGATACCCAGGAATGTATCCAGACTGGTATAAACCTGATCAGGTGTACAGTTTCAAACCAGAACCGTCTGTTGAGGAGATAGAAGCTCATGCGGGAAGATACCagcttttcaatttaaaag ATGACCCAACAGAACACAATGACTTGTCCAAATCGAAACCGGATATCGTGAAACAGCTCCGTGAGAGGTTAGAGATGCTGACGAAGAGCGCTGTTCCTCCAAACTACCCTCTGATCCCCGACCCTAAGTGCAATCCGTCCCACTTCGGTAACGTTTGGTCACCGGGTTGGTGCTAG